Proteins co-encoded in one Ziziphus jujuba cultivar Dongzao chromosome 9, ASM3175591v1 genomic window:
- the LOC112492852 gene encoding monooxygenase 2, translated as MEVTEDVIIVGAGIAGLTTSLGHYRQGIRSLVLESSDSLRITGFALLTWTNPWKALDAVGIGDSLRQRHELLRGNVTSSTISRLQTSKMSFVAKGKHGEHEVRCLRRKLLLEALANELPNGTIRYSSKVVSIEESGYFKLIHLADGNIIKTKVLIGCDGVNSVVAKWLGFKKPAFTGRSGFRGCANFNTKHDFEPMLMQFFGHGVRFGAMPCDDKCIYWFFTRRPSNQEKELEDKPELMRQYVMSKLGNIPEQVRAVIENTELDAFLSSPLRYWHPWELLWGNISKGNVCVAGDALHPMTPDLGQGGCSALEDGVVLAGCLGEALSEIKQKSGIEPEEEYKEIEMGLKKYANERRWRSFDLIAIAYFVGFIQEGNGKIISFLRDKFFAPVLADLQLKRADFDCGKII; from the exons ATGGAAGTAACTGAAGATGTCATAATTGTGGGAGCTGGAATTGCTGGCCTCACAACAAGCTTGGGACATTACAG GCAGGGTATTAGAAGCTTAGTGTTGGAATCTTCGGATAGTCTGAGGATAACAGGATTTGCATTGCTAACATGGACAAACCCTTGGAAGGCATTGGATGCGGTTGGAATTGGTGACTCCCTTCGCCAACGACATGAGCTGCTTCGAGG GAACGTGACTTCCTCCACAATTTCAAGGCTCCAAACATCAAAAATGTCATTTGTTGCCAAAGGGAAACA TGGAGAGCACGAAGTTCGTTGCTTGAGAAGGAAGTTATTATTGGAAGCCCTTGCCAATGAACTCCCTAATGGCACAATTAGATACTCGTCCAAGGTGGTTTCAATTGAGGAATCAGGCTATTTCAAGCTTATTCATCTTGCTGAtggaaatatcataaaaaccaaG GTATTGATTGGTTGTGATGGTGTGAATTCGGTGGTTGCGAAATGGTTGGGATTCAAGAAGCCTGCCTTTACTGGAAGATCTGGCTTCAGAGGCTGTGCAAATTTCAATACCAAACATGACTTTGAGCCCATGTTAATGCAGTTCTTTGGACATGGTGTTAGGTTTGGTGCCATGCCCTGTGATGATAAATGCATTTACTGGTTTTTCACTCGGAGACCTTCTAACCAAG AGAAAGAGTTAGAAGACAAGCCAGAGCTAATGAGGCAATATGTGATGAGCAAGCTTGGAAATATACCAGAACAAGTAAGAGCGGTAATTGAGAACACAGAATTGGATGCATTTTTATCATCTCCATTAAGATATTGGCATCCTTGGGAGCTTCTATGGGGCAACATAAGCAAAGGCAATGTTTGTGTAGCTGGTGATGCACTCCATCCAATGACCCCTGATCTTGGACAAGGGGGTTGTTCTGCTTTGGAAGATGGTGTTGTTTTAGCTGGATGTCTTGGTGAGGCACTATCGgaaataaagcaaaaaagtGGTATAGAACCAGAAGAAGAATACAAGGAGATTGAAATGGGTTTGAAGAAGTATGCCAATGAGAGGAGATGGAGGAGCTTTGATCTCATTGCTATAGCTTATTTTGTGGGTTTTATACAGGAGGGTAACGGGAAAATTATTAGCTTCCTGAGGGACAAATTTTTTGCCCCAGTCCTGGCAGATTTACAATTGAAGAGGGCTGATTTTGATTGTGGGAAGATCATATAA